A window of Thermococcus sp. LS1 genomic DNA:
CGAGAACGGCGACATCTGGAACATCAAGATACAGGCTCCTGGCGGAGGCGCCAAGGTCAAGCGCGAGGGCGGCAGAGTCGTTGCCATTGAGTTCAAGAAGCCCATCGAGGAGTACCTCAAGCTCCAGGGCAGGTTCAAGCACCTCTTCAAGCAGCCAGAGGCCATTGACGTGATGCGCGAGCAGATCAAGGCCATGTGGAAGGTTCTCGGCGTCGATGTCATCCTCCCGAAGCCGGAGGAGTGACTTCCTCCTCTTTCTTCTTCTACCAATTTCCGCTTTCGCCTGATGATTGTTCCACAAAAATGCCCCATAAGGGCCTCTTTTATAACAAAACTTTTAAGCCCTTAGGCAGACCTAACTTCGGAGGTGGTTAAAAATGACTATCAAGACTCCCCCTACCCTGAACATAGCAGGATTGGGCGCTGACCCGCTCACCCAGAGGATAAACGAGAAACAGAAAAAGTGGAAGTACAAAATAGCCGTCCTCAGCGGTAAGGGAGGCGTCGGGAAGAGCACCGTTGCTGTCAACCTCGCCGCTGCCCTTGCAAAGAAGGGTTACTTCGTCGGAATCCTCGACGCGGACATACACGGGCCGAACGTGGCAAAGATGCTCGGTGTCGAGAAGGCCGACGTCCTCGCTGAGAGGATGGAAGACGGCAGGTTCGAGATGATTCCGCCAATGAACGACTTCCTTGGCCAGACTACACCGATAAAGGTTATGAGCATGGGCTTTCTCGTTCCCGAGGATCAGCCGATCATCTGGCGCGGAGCCCTCGTCACGAAGGCCATAAAGCAGCTCTTCGGCGACGTCAAGTGGGGCGAGCTGGACTTTATGATAATCGACTTCCCGCCGGGAACCGGCGACGAGATCCTCACCGTCACTCAGACCCTCCAGCTCGACGCGGCTATAATTGTCACGACTCCCCAGGAGGTTGCTCTCCTCGACACTGGCAAGGCCGTCAACATGATGAAGAGGATGGAAGTGCCCTACATAGCAGTCGTCGAGAACATGAGCTACCTCATCTGCCCGCACTGCGGCAACAAGATAGACCTCTTCGGGGAGGGAGGTGGAGAAAAGCTCGCCCAGAAGGAGGGCGTTGACTTCCTCGGTAAGATACCCATTGACCTCAAGGCCAGGGAAGCGAGCGACGCAGGAATCCCGATAGTCCTCTATGAGGACACCATGGCTGCAAAGGCCTTCATGGAGATAGTTGACAAGCTCATCGCCAAGCTCGAAGAGATGAAGGGCGAAGAGACCGAAGAGGAGAGCAGCGAGGAATCTAAGGAAGAGTAAAGCCTTTAAGCCCTTTTTCTCTATTCTTTATCGCGGCCGAGGCCGGCAGATGCCGTTGCCGTGAGGCCGCGCTGGGCCAGGCTACATTAACTTTTTAACCATGTTTGGGTATCTCCCTGGGAGGGATATGATGAAGCGAACCCTCGTTCTAATAACCCTCATCATCCTCATGGCTCCCCTCGTTTCTGCCGGTGAGTTGACCTATTATCCAAGCCGGGAAGCTTTTCAGGCTTTTCTGGACTCGAATTCGACTTACACTGTGGTTGCCGGGAACGAGACCTGGGCAAAGGCCTGGGCGTATTACGTCGATGAGAAGCTTTCAACTGTGAAGGAGCACGGAAACGAGACGCTAGTCCTTGTTGGGAATGTTTATAACAACCCCATGATGGAGGTTCTCTGGCCCCAGACCGGCCTTCCCGAAAACCAGTCCCTTCTGCCCGGGATCATCGTTCTCGACCACTCCGTTCTCATAACCGGCTCCGAGGACAACATCTACCTGACGGAGCGTGCCTTTGAGGAGCTTTGGAATCCTCCACTCGAATCAAAGATCGGCTTTGTGGTACTGCTCGTCATTATAGCCTGGGTCTTCCTGCTCACTCTCCGCAACGATAAGAGCCATGCCGGCAGCTTCTACAGCCTGGCCCTCTCCCTATTCATGCTATGGTATCTCACAGCCCCTATTCCAAAGATGAGTGAGGTTTTTCTTGAATACTTCTTCCAGGGACTCAAATTCGCCGTCGGGGGCTCTGTGGATTCTCCGTTAGGAGCAATGTTGGGTATACTATTCAAGATAGTGCCACCCATCGAGGAGAATCTCGTCTTTGCCCACTGGGTGCTCATCCTTCTGCTGATATCCTTCTCCTTCTATATCTCGCCAAAGCGCGCCCGCGAGTTAGGCTTCATAGTCTTCGGTCTCACCTTCGCCTCGCCAATGTTCAGGGAGCACCTCCATCACATCGACGGGAGTGTCCTCGGCCTAGCCTCTTTCCTCATCACGCTGGCAATAATAAGCAACGTGACTTTCTCGCCGGAGAGGGGGAAGACATTGTTACAGACGCTGATTCTGTCTCTGTTCACCCTGCTCACGATAGCGATAAATCCGTATCTCCTCCCAATTCCAGCCATCTTCGTGCTGGCTTTCCCTAAAAGGCATCTAAGAAACTATGCTTACTTACTTATGAGCGCACTCGGCGTGGCCCTCATGTATACCCAATTCGGCTTTCCGATGAACATACCCAACCACACGACCCCGGAGTGCTGGGACTACATAGCCAAGTTCTTCTTCAACACTGCCCTGGCGATCCTGGCCATAGCCTACGCGGTGATCTACAGAGAAAAAAGCATAAAAATAAGGGGCCAGACCCCATTCCTCATTATGCTGGCAATCTTTTACATTCCCCTCGCGCTGTTCATCCCGGAGATACTGCCCTACTGCTTCGTAATCCTTGCCTCTCTCACGGCGAGGATGCTCTATCAACTCACTCCCCAAACTTGATAGCGCCTATGATGGCACCCCTAAGGTGCGGGCCGATTTCCTTGATTATTCCCGGAGCCTGGGTGCCCTTCTTGAGTATCAGAAGCGTCTCCATCAATCCGAGCTCCTCCATGCGCTTGACGTCCCTGCCGTGCCCTGTCCTTATGAGGGCCTTCTCGACGTTCTCGCTTATTGTTCCTGTCACGAAGAGCTTGTCGTGGCCATCGCTCAGCCAGGATTTTATGCGCTTGAGCTGAGCATCGCTGAAGGCAAGCTCAACCTCCCTCGCGCCGAACTCAACTTTGGTAACTTCTACCTCTACGGGAAGGTTGTCGACCCAGCCGAACTTCCTTATCATCTCCCTGACCGGCATCTCTCCAAAGGTCTCCTTGAGGTAGTAGAGCGGTAGAAGGGCATCCTTAGGCTTTGGAGTGAATATTCCAATGTCAACGTAAGCCCCGTAGCCGACTTTTCCCAGGTCTATGAACCTTCCCCTGTAGGTTTTGCCTTCTTCAACAGCCTTGAGCCTGTAGGGAACCTCGCCGAACTCTTCCCTTACGAGGTTTGCTGAGATTTCCTCGTCCTCACCGTTGAGACTTACCCTGACCCACTGCTTCTTGACCGCTGAGAGCTTCCACTCAACTTCCAGATCACCGAGGAGGGCCTTGAGCTTTTTATCGAGCTTCAAAAAGCCGCTCCTGTCTCCGTAAACCTTCTCCAGAATAACTACTTCCTGCATTCTCACCATCCCCGAAGTTCATCAAACCAAACCATTCAAATCTACTTCTTCGACTTCCTCGGTTTCTTCCTGAGGCCGAGCTCGATCTCGAGCTCCTCTATGCGCCTCTTGAGCTCCTCGACGACGGCGGTGTTATCGTACTGCATGAGCATGTTGCCACATATCGGACACTGGAACTCGTACTCCATGGCCTCATCGAAGGTGAGCTTCGGATGGCCTGGAGTGCCACAGTGGTAGTAGATCTCGCTCGTCTCTTCCTCGAGCATCTCCTTGAGCTTCTTAAGCTCGGCCATCTTTTTGGAGCGGATTATCTCCGGAAGTCTCTTGGTTTCGAGGCGCCAGTAGTAGTAATACCAGCCGGTCTCCTTGTCCCTTATGCGCTTGAACTCTGCCAAACCCTGGTCGTAGAGCATGTAGAGAACTTTCCTGACGGTGTTGACCCGGATGCCGGTTATCTCTGCGAGCTCCTCATCCGTGGATTCCTTTTTCTTTTCGAGAGCCTTAATTACCTCAACGGCCTCCTCTCCGCCCATGTCCATAGCGAGTTCCAGGAGTTCCTTGTTCTTTCTCCTTGCCACAATAACGACCTCCAGAGAATATTTGACCACCCTGGGTTTAATCCCCAATGTTTGTCCAATAATAGACTATATGGACTGGAGTATATATAGGTTTTTGTCATATTTCCAACGCCAATGAACAGAAAAGAACGTTGAGTGAGAATCAATCGGTAAAGTACTCATTGAGCAGCTCCTTGGCGGAGGGCTTGTAAAGCTCTATTACCTCAATGTCCTCAATGACATTTCCTTCCCTGAGCTTGAGCCTGACTTTACCACCGTAAACCTGGAGATCATCGAGCATGCCGTATATTGCGTCCTCAGCTTCCAGCGGGCTCTTAAACTTCATGACGTATTCTCCGCTCTGGTCGATGAGTTTAACCCAGTACTCGTTCTTCCTCTTGAATGGCCGGGTAATTTTTGGTTTGAAGTTGTCCACTATGATTTCCAAACTGAGTCACCTCCGAAATCGGGGTTCACTGCTCTCTTAACCATTTGGGGTTCAATCTTTTAAGGGTTTCTAAAAAACTTAGGTCGGGGGCTGGGGCCCAGACTCGGAGGGATTCACTGGACTCGGAAGGGCAGTTCAAGACCGAGTTCTTCAGCAACCTTGACGACCTTCTCCAGCGGAACTATGGCCGTTCTTGCACCAACTTTCTGAACAGTCAGGTAAGCAAGCAGCATTCCCAGTTTAGCCGCATCCTCCAGGTTCCATCCATTGAGAACGCCGTATATCAGCCCAGCATCAAAGGAATCACCTGCACCCGTCGAATCGACGACCTCTGCGCTCAGCCCCCTGACTTCGCAGACATTTCCGTTCTCATTCCTCAGCAACGCGCCCCCGCCGTTGAGGGTCACGATAACGTTTTTCGCCCTGGCTTTGGAGAGGTCGAGCTCGCCGAACTTCCTCTTGAACTCATCCTCGTTCATTAGGAGGTAATCGACCTTCTCCTCGATTTCCTCAGGAAGATACGCTTCCCCTATGTCCAGAGAAACGGTTATGCCCCTCTCGTGTGCGAAATTAACTACATTAACTATGACTTCGGGGGGATTTGAAGAGAGGTGGATGTGCCTTGTCCTGGCAAGGTAGTCAAAATCGACCTCCTTCATGAGGTTAGCACCGGGATACTTCACTATCCTCTTGTCCTCCCCGTGTATCATGGCCACTGCTATCCCCGATGGAGCATCGACGACTCGTATACCGCCCGTATCAACGCCTATCCGTCTGAAGTAAGAAAGGTGCGCCTCACCTATCTCGTCCCTTCCGACGGCACCGAGAAAGCCCGTTTTCAGTCCAAAGTGGGCCAGCCAGGAGACCGTGTTGGCTGCCGCTCCGCCCAGACCGAAAAAGGCCTTCTCAGCACTCACCTTCTCATGAAACTCTGGAAAGCGCTCGACGAGCATTATGATGTCGTAGTTAAGGTTGCCGATTCCTATCACGTCGAACTCATCGCCCATCACACTCACCTCTGAAAAGTAGGATACGGGTGCCCCCGTTAATAACCTTGCGGTGCTCTAAAAGAGAAAATCCATAGTCCTCATGTAGGGGAAAGATTTAAATATCCATTCCTACCCATATATGAGTAAGAGGTGAACAAAAATGATGCTCATACTCGAGGCCTATTTCAAGAACTATCCTGCCAGAAGGAAGGTTGCAGAGTTCCTCTTCGAGAACGGCCTCAGTGTAAAGAACGGGAAGATATACCTCAGAGACGTTGAGGTGCCGATAAGCGAGCTGGCAAGGATCATTGGCGTCAACAGGAAGATAGTCTATCACACGATAGAGTACATCGAAAAGACCTATCCCCTCAAGCTCATATTCGAAAGGCTCAACCCGCTGCCGAGCCTGATAGACGTCGCCCCGCTGATGGGCTGGGAAGTGCTCGAGATAGAGCTGGAGAAGGACGCTTATTTAACCGGATTTTCGAAGGTTCTGGAGCTGCTGGCGAAGAATGGAGTTCCAGTAATGGAAGTCTTCAGCAGAAACCTCCGCGAGGAGCCGAGCAAGCTCTACATAGTCATCGACGGAACGCTACCCGTAGAGGTCTTCATGAAGGTCAAGGAAATGGAGGGCTTCAAGAAACTCATCCTCCACACGCCGGAAAAGGACAAGGAAAAGTTCGTCTGCAACTACTGTGAGGTCAAGTACTGCCCCAAGAGGGTGCTCCTCGAGAGGAGCGAGGTCAGCCAGTGACCTTGAAGCCTTCCAGCCCTTCAGGTTCTTCCCATTTTACCTCAACACGTGTGACCCTCGCCAGGGGCGGTCCTTGGTGGGCCCAGCCTATTAGAGCCTCAACCCTCTCAGGGTCGCCCTCCACTACAGCCTCCACGGTTCCATCAGGCAGATTCCTAACCCACCCACTCACGCCCAGCTTTCTCGCTTCCCTCTGCATGCTCCATCTAAAACCAACCCCTTGAACGCGGCCGTAGATTTTAAGGTGTGCCCGCACCCGCTCCATACCACATCCCAACGATACTAACCCCACAACCGATTTAAGCTTATCCGTCGAAAGTTCACTAGGAGGTGAGATAATGGAGATGATATTCGTTTACACGACATTCCCGGATTGGGAGAGCGCCGAAAAGACCGTTAAAACTTTACTCGAGAAGAAGCTCATCGCCTGCGCCAACCTAAGGGAGCACAAGGCATTCTACTGGTGGGAGGGAAAAATCGAAGAAGATAACGAAGTCGGTGCGCTCCTCAAGACGGACGTGAGCAAGTGGAAGGAGCTACGGGAGACGATAAAGGAACTCCACCCCCACACCGTGCCGCTAATAGCGAGGATAGACGTCGACAAGGTGAACGGGGAGTACGCGAAATGGCTCGAGGAAGTTCTGGGGCAATAAGGAAGGTGAAGCCCCAGATTAGGGTCGTAGGTTTTGATGACGGAACCTTCTCCTTTTCTTCAAAACTAGAGCGGGAAAAGACAGTTCTAATCGGCGTCGTCATGAAGGGCTCCCAGGAAGTAGTCGGCGTTCTCTCGCGCTGGATAACCGTCGATGGGCGAGATGCGACGAACGCGATGATAGACGCCGTTAAGAGCTCGCGCTTCAAGGATTTGAGGATCATCATGCTCAAGGGGATAACCTACGCGGGCTTTAACGTCGTTGATTTGGAGATGCTCCACCGGGAGACGGGACTTCCAGTGATAGTCGTCGTCAGGAAGAGGCCGGACTTGAGAGCCATGGAGGAAGCACTGAGGAAGCACTTTTCTGATGCTGAGGAGAGGATAACCCTACTAAGAAAAGCGCCACCTCTGGTGGAACTAATCCCCGGAAGGCTCTACCTCCAGGCGGTCGGCCTTGACTACGAAAGGGCTACTGAGGTGGTCAGAGTAACCACAAAAATCGGGCTCACTCCAGAGCCCCTTAGACTGGCCCACATGATAGCCAGTGCCGTGATAACTGGCGAGAGTACAAGGGAGTAGGTTTATAAGTGGGTAGGAAAAGGAAAAATCGACCGATGATGGCAACAGGGTAGCTACCGAAACTTGATGTGGAAGCCGTTCCAGTCTGAGGTCTCATTCGCACGGAACCAGGAGCACCGGGATTTTTGAATCTCTTATAACCCTCTCCGCCGTGCTCCCAAGGAGTAGGTCCTTTATGAAGCTCCTTCCCTTCTTGCCGATAACTATAAGTGTGGCTCCCTTCGCCAAAGAGGTTCCTATTATGGCCTGAGAGGCAGAACCAACGAGAACCTCAAGTTCAAACGGCGCCTTTATTCCCTTAGCTGACTTCTCGAGGTTCTTCTTGGCAACATCTATGTTGTGCTCGAGCTCTTCGACCTTACCATAATCAATGGAGTGAAGGAGTATACCCTCGTCCACGAGTTCCTCGAACTCCTTGACGATCTTTATTATCTTTATTGAGCACTTGGAGAAGTCCAGCGAGACGAGGGGACGCTTAAAGATTTCGGCACAGTCCACGGACAGCTCGAATTTATCATCGCTCTTCAAGTACTTAAGGAGGAGAACCGGCCTTTTGGTGGCTCTGGCGAGGTTCGATGCAGTGCTGCCAACGAACATTGTTCTCCAGATATTCTCGCCCATGCTCGGAATAACTACGAGATCGATATCGTTCTCTTCGGCCACCTCCGCGATCTCTATCGAAGGAATGCCTATCCTCACAATTGGGTTTACCTTTACGCCTTTCGTCTCCAGCTCTCTAGCGAGCTCCTCCAGCTTTTCGCGGTAGATGTCTTCCAGCTCGAAGGCCTCAAACTCGGCGACAGTTATGTCAACGACGTGAATGAGGTGGAGCTCCCTGACCCCCAAAGGGAGCAGCTTGGGAATACAGTTCCGAAGAGCGTGGAGCGAAACGTCGGAAAAGTCCGTTGGATACAAAATCCTTCCAAACATCTTGGTCACCTCGGTATTAATTTGGACGTTGATGCTTATTATCGTTGCTCTAGACATGCTTGTATTTCATCCGAGTTGTAAACAGTTTTGGACTGGAAACCGCCGGTAGTATCAGGGTTTTCTGGAGTATATCCCTCCCCTGAAGAAAGTCATCGATGGTTTTTTTGAGCTCCTTGAAGTCCTTGTCGAAGAACTTGATAACTGCGTCGTATTCCCCCATGTACTCATCTATCTCGAAGACCTTTTTGTGGGATATTGCTTCCTCCATGAACTCGGCGATTTTTTCTTTCGGTGCATCTTCCCGGAACTTGATGAGCACATCAGCCGATGCCAGGCCAAACTCCTCAAAGATGAAAAGGGCCATTATCCTTACGTAACCCCTCTCCTGAAGGCTTATCCTGTGCCTCCTTGCTGTGGGGACAGAAACACCCGTTATCCTAGCAAGTTCCGTGTCAGGAAGTCTGCCGTTCTCTCTTAGCGCAAGAAAGATCTTAACGTCCAGGTCACTCAGTTCACCCTTGCTCATCTCCCTCCAGAACTTTATGTCCTCCGGATTCCAAGAATAGGATTTTTTCTTTTTGTTCATCATATCGTGCCACCTAAATAAAGAATTTGGAAAAAATAGACTTAAGTTTTTTGATTCTTGATAATTCTAGCAAGTTCCCTTGACAATTCATCGGTCAGCTTCACGAACTCCTCACTGTCGTACATCAGGACATCAATGGCCTCTTCAACAAGTTCCTTAAGCTTGAGTATTTCCTCGCTGACCTTCCCTTCCTCCTCCATGATCTCTATGAGTCTTGAAGCTGCATCGAGTAACCTTAACGGACCGTAAAGCTTTGGTTCATCTATGCAACCCCTGGCGCTTGTTATCAAGAATGCCAAGAGCTGGAAGTGCCGGTCACTCAAAAGGCCTTCCGTACTCTTCAACATGGACCACCTCCTTCAGCGGTCTCCTCCTCGGCGGCTTTGGCCAGACCCTAGGATAACCAAAAATGAGAATGAGAACCGGCTCCACATGCTCTGGAATGTTTAAAAGTTCCTTGAGGGCCGTTTTGTTAAAGGAAAGTACTGGACAGGAGCCTATCCCCATAGAGTACGCCGCCAGCATCATATTCTGAGCCGCCATCGAGATGTCCATAAGAGCGCTTTCCTCTCCGAGCTTTCCGCCCCTTTTGGCCAGTTTCGTGTTTATGCAGAGCACCACCACCGTCGACGGGTTTCCAAACAGCCCTGGAGAGACCAGCTTTACCCTCTCGATGTTGTCCCGTTCCCTGACCACAATAAACTCCCAAGGTTGAACGTTGCTTCCGCTTGGAGCCCATATCCCAGCCTCAAGGATTTTCTTCAAGTCTTCTAGGGGAACCTCCCTCTCCTGAAACCTCCTGACGGCCCTTCTGCCTTCTATTGCTTCCATTACCTCCAACTTAGTTCACCCTTACTCCTTGAGAAGCCTCTTCTCCAACTTCTTCAGTTCGGGATAAACGTACTCGCCGTCCTTTATGATGTAATTCCCGTCGCCTTTGACAGTCGGGGCGAGGCATATGCCATCTGTGTGGCTCTTTGCGGGGCCAAACTTGCCCTTAAAGCTCTCGGCCTGGTTCCCAAGACCCCATTCAACGGCTCCCCAGACGCGCTCGTCCTCAAGGATATTTCCCGTGAGCTTTGCTCCCGGATTACACCCGTAGGACAGATGAGCTACGTTGAACATGTTTGGATCGTTGAAGCTACGCAGCCATCTCTCGAAGAACCTCGCCTCCCAGCCTCCCTCTACCCTCACGACCTTTCCTTCCTCAACCTCAAGAGTAATGGGCTCCTTTAGTATCCCGAGCTCCTGGGGGGGCCACACAGAGCCGTCGAAAACGATGGTTCCATTTATAGTTTCTTCTACGGGTGCCCAGTCTACCTGACCAAAGAGCATGTAGTCTCCGGGTCCTTTAACGTCACCCTCCGTGAACACGGGCCTCTCGGGATCGTTCTCGAATTTCACATTCATTCCGGCAGGACTGCTTATCTCCATCCTCCTGCTTTCTCTCGTTATCTTTGCCAGAACCCTCTGGAACTCAAGGAGAACCGAGACGTTTATCCTTCCGATGTTTCGGACCATCATGTCTCCCGTCATGCCAACGAGGCAGATATAGCGCACCTTCCCTTCAGCCATAACCCTGTCCCAGGGAGTCGAGTAGAGGAGCCAGCTCTTGTTGAACTCTATCCACACGTCTGCATTCCTCAGCGCCGCTTCAAGAGGCCTCATGGGAAGGTAAGGGTCCGCGGCCTTGCCAACATGGGGCGGCATCGAGTACCACAGAACGAGGGGCTTCGCTCCCACGAGCTTCGCCGCCTTGGCGGTAGCTTCGACCACGCTCCAATCGCTTCCCGTATCGGCCGTTATGACAACGCTCTCTCCGGGAATAACCTTCATGACATCTTTAACCAGTGTGTAGGCCCCCTCCTGAATCTCTATCGAAAGCTTATTCACCCCTCATCCCCCCAAGTTCCACAATATCCTCCACAATCTTAACCGCCGACGCCACGGGGTCTATGATGGGAACATCGAAGAAGGGCTGAACTTTCTCTGCAAACCCAGCGAGCCCCGTGCAACCCAAGACAATAACGTCAACACCGTCCGAAATGGCCAGAGCTATTTCCTCCCTAAGGAGGCGTATCGTTCTGTTCTCATCGATGCTTATTTCCGGAACTGAGATGTCTATCCCCCTTATACTTGTCACTCGTTTCTCCATCCTGTACTTCAATATCAATTCCTCGAAGAGGGGTATCGCCGTCTTTGAGACTGTGACTATACCCGTTTTCCTTCCAAGAACTGAGGCTATGGCAAGGGAAGCCTGACACGGACCAACCGTAGGGGTCGGGATAAGGGAGCGGATGACATCAACGGCTGGATCGAGGCAGCAGTTGACGATTATCCCATCGTATTCTTCATGGAGTTCCACGGCTTTTCTAACTATAAGCGGGAGAACCTCGGTCTCGGCAGCCCTGTTCTCTATTGACCTAGGGCCCCTTTCCAAACTTACGACCTCTATATGAGTACCCTCGGATGCAAACATTTCGTAGATTCTCTTGTCGGATTCGTTCCATTCCTCCGTTCCAACGGGGTTTATAACGAGCAGCCTCATGGGAACACCTCAAAATATGAATTCAACGGAGACGCTCCTCTATGGGAACGTACTCCATGTCGAGTCCCAGATACCTCGGCCCAAAGATCTCCAGGCCCTTTGGAGTCCTCCACAGTTCTGGGGCCGGGAATCCAACAACAACGTACTCGTTTCCTTTACTAACATGGGGGTTGGTCACTGGATGTCCGTCTGGGGTAAGCACGGATATGAGGTCAGGTATGATGACGTCAATCTCCCCGTTCCTCCAAGAGATTAGGTTTTCATTCTTGTACCAGACCCTGTACTTCTCTCCCTCGAACTCCCCGGTTCCCTCAAGCTCAAACTCTCCAACGGTGAATCCCCCCTCCTCACGCCATTCGGTCTCTGTAGCAACACCCCTGAAGAGTAAGAAGCCGTTCCCGGCTTTAATCAAGGCCGCTATTGGGTCCTCCCCATTCTCTCTGGCGGTCCTCAATGCCCGACCCATGGTTAGAGCGTGGCTTATGGCATCCTTCACGACCGCGTTTCTAAGCTCTTTTCCCCTGACTGGATGTGACGTGACACCAACGTTGGTCTTTATTGACGATGCTATGGCTCTGACGAGTCTCTCAGCCTGAAAGTCGTCTTTAACACGCCCCACCACTATCTCGTCCCCATAGGGTGTGACAACGGCAAACGGGGCCATCTTAACGCCAACTATGTAATACGTAGTATGTTGCAGCTCCGGGACTGACCTTCCAGCAGGATCGCCGTCCACTATGGGCCTTCCAAGCCTCGCTGCCGTTGCCAGTGCAGCCGCGGTGTTTGCTCCTCCAAGTTCGGTTGAAATAACTGCGGCAAATTCTTCCCCCATGAACTCTTCCAAGACCTTATAGGAACGAACGGCTTCACCTTCTTCGTAGACCGACCTGACTTTCTCACCAGCAAGTGAGCCGACAAAATAGGGCATGGGTACTATGCCATCGTCAGGAACCTCTTCAAGGCCTACCAACCTGAACTCGTTTCCTTCATCGAGTTCCTTTTTTACCATCCTCCAGCCCTCTTCGGGGTCACCGCCGCCACCCGTCCCAAGGACGGTGCAACCCTCCAAAAGGTCCTTCAAATCCTGTTCCGTCAACACCTTCATACTTCCACCTCCAGTCATTTTCCTGAAAACAATCCCTGTTCTCCGTGCCTTATGAACGGATACAAGGAGCGTGCGATTCCATAGGTTATCAGAAGGGGTTCAAGAACCGGCACCCCAAACCTACTCCAAACATCTTTCCTCAATCTATCCGCGATGTTCACGAACCCGGTACAGCCGAGAACTATGACATCAGCCCCATCTTCAGCGGCTTTTTCACAGGCCTTTAGAGTCTCCTCGTAGAGACTCTCCTCGTTTTTCAGTATACCTCCTACCGGGAGATCTATTCTCCTAACGGAGACGAGTTTGTCGAACAAGCCGTATTCCCTAGCCTGAATTCGTGTCCAGGATACCAGATTTTGTCCCGGCCCAACCACGGAAAACTCACCAAGCATAGCGGCGATGTGAAGGGTCGTTTCCCCAGCACCGAAGACTGGAACGTTAAGGTTCTCCCTGAGTTCAAAGAGACATGGGTCTGCAAAGCAGTTCAAGACAACTGCCGATGCACCTTGGAATTCGTTCAGATGCTTTAGGACGGAGGCACAGGCCAGGGTCTTCTGGGTGAAGTTCCCTATCTCCTCCGGCCCGTCCTTCAGCGTCACTATCCTGAAGTGATCCTCCGGGTAGTGCCGGGCAAGATACTCCTTCGTTTCCCGCTGGAAATTACCCTTTTCATCGTTTATTGGGTCCAGAATCACTATCATCACAGCTCACCCGCAAAATGGCATCTTACGAAGTGGCCCCTCTCCACCTCAATCATTTCAGGCTCCTCCCGCTTGCAGACATCCTTTGCGTAGGGACACCTCGTGTGGAATCTGCATCCACTCGGCGGGTTTATGGGACTGGGGATTTCTCCGATTACTGCTCCTTTCCCTATGTTTCTAGCCTTTGGATCTGGCACGGGTATCGAGCTCAAGAGCATCCTCGTGTAGGGGTGCATCGGATTATCGAAAACCTGCTCAATAGTTCCGACCTCAACGAGCTTCCCTAGGTACATGACGCCGACGTGATCTGCCA
This region includes:
- a CDS encoding ADP-dependent ribose-1-phosphate kinase, yielding MGDEFDVIGIGNLNYDIIMLVERFPEFHEKVSAEKAFFGLGGAAANTVSWLAHFGLKTGFLGAVGRDEIGEAHLSYFRRIGVDTGGIRVVDAPSGIAVAMIHGEDKRIVKYPGANLMKEVDFDYLARTRHIHLSSNPPEVIVNVVNFAHERGITVSLDIGEAYLPEEIEEKVDYLLMNEDEFKRKFGELDLSKARAKNVIVTLNGGGALLRNENGNVCEVRGLSAEVVDSTGAGDSFDAGLIYGVLNGWNLEDAAKLGMLLAYLTVQKVGARTAIVPLEKVVKVAEELGLELPFRVQ
- a CDS encoding acylphosphatase yields the protein MERVRAHLKIYGRVQGVGFRWSMQREARKLGVSGWVRNLPDGTVEAVVEGDPERVEALIGWAHQGPPLARVTRVEVKWEEPEGLEGFKVTG
- a CDS encoding universal stress protein, whose amino-acid sequence is MFGRILYPTDFSDVSLHALRNCIPKLLPLGVRELHLIHVVDITVAEFEAFELEDIYREKLEELARELETKGVKVNPIVRIGIPSIEIAEVAEENDIDLVVIPSMGENIWRTMFVGSTASNLARATKRPVLLLKYLKSDDKFELSVDCAEIFKRPLVSLDFSKCSIKIIKIVKEFEELVDEGILLHSIDYGKVEELEHNIDVAKKNLEKSAKGIKAPFELEVLVGSASQAIIGTSLAKGATLIVIGKKGRSFIKDLLLGSTAERVIRDSKIPVLLVPCE
- a CDS encoding regulator of amino acid metabolism, contains ACT domain protein; amino-acid sequence: MMLILEAYFKNYPARRKVAEFLFENGLSVKNGKIYLRDVEVPISELARIIGVNRKIVYHTIEYIEKTYPLKLIFERLNPLPSLIDVAPLMGWEVLEIELEKDAYLTGFSKVLELLAKNGVPVMEVFSRNLREEPSKLYIVIDGTLPVEVFMKVKEMEGFKKLILHTPEKDKEKFVCNYCEVKYCPKRVLLERSEVSQ
- a CDS encoding DUF2110 family protein, with translation MQEVVILEKVYGDRSGFLKLDKKLKALLGDLEVEWKLSAVKKQWVRVSLNGEDEEISANLVREEFGEVPYRLKAVEEGKTYRGRFIDLGKVGYGAYVDIGIFTPKPKDALLPLYYLKETFGEMPVREMIRKFGWVDNLPVEVEVTKVEFGAREVELAFSDAQLKRIKSWLSDGHDKLFVTGTISENVEKALIRTGHGRDVKRMEELGLMETLLILKKGTQAPGIIKEIGPHLRGAIIGAIKFGE
- the cutA gene encoding divalent-cation tolerance protein CutA: MEMIFVYTTFPDWESAEKTVKTLLEKKLIACANLREHKAFYWWEGKIEEDNEVGALLKTDVSKWKELRETIKELHPHTVPLIARIDVDKVNGEYAKWLEEVLGQ
- a CDS encoding Mrp/NBP35 family ATP-binding protein yields the protein MTIKTPPTLNIAGLGADPLTQRINEKQKKWKYKIAVLSGKGGVGKSTVAVNLAAALAKKGYFVGILDADIHGPNVAKMLGVEKADVLAERMEDGRFEMIPPMNDFLGQTTPIKVMSMGFLVPEDQPIIWRGALVTKAIKQLFGDVKWGELDFMIIDFPPGTGDEILTVTQTLQLDAAIIVTTPQEVALLDTGKAVNMMKRMEVPYIAVVENMSYLICPHCGNKIDLFGEGGGEKLAQKEGVDFLGKIPIDLKAREASDAGIPIVLYEDTMAAKAFMEIVDKLIAKLEEMKGEETEEESSEESKEE
- a CDS encoding DUF99 family protein translates to MARGSSGAIRKVKPQIRVVGFDDGTFSFSSKLEREKTVLIGVVMKGSQEVVGVLSRWITVDGRDATNAMIDAVKSSRFKDLRIIMLKGITYAGFNVVDLEMLHRETGLPVIVVVRKRPDLRAMEEALRKHFSDAEERITLLRKAPPLVELIPGRLYLQAVGLDYERATEVVRVTTKIGLTPEPLRLAHMIASAVITGESTRE
- the tfe gene encoding transcription factor E, whose protein sequence is MARRKNKELLELAMDMGGEEAVEVIKALEKKKESTDEELAEITGIRVNTVRKVLYMLYDQGLAEFKRIRDKETGWYYYYWRLETKRLPEIIRSKKMAELKKLKEMLEEETSEIYYHCGTPGHPKLTFDEAMEYEFQCPICGNMLMQYDNTAVVEELKRRIEELEIELGLRKKPRKSKK